The DNA sequence GCTTGCAATGTCCAGCATGCGCTGCTTTGTCTCTTGTTCGGAAATCCTCTTGCCAACCATGAGACACAGTGTATCATCATAAATATGAGACATAATGTATCAAGGAGGCTCCGAATGTGGATCATCATTACAGTATTAGTAGTTATTGCTGGCTGTGCGGTATTTTTCCTTCTACCAAAGCCAGCCAACATCGACGATCCCGCCAAATTTGAGCGGACGTTCAACGCGGCCGAGCAGGATACTTTGACCTCGGTTCAGATTTCGTCCGCCGAACTCGCCGCCGCAAACTGTAAAGACGGTGACAAATGCTGGATTCTTGTCGACGGTGTCGTCTACGACATGTCCGTTTTCCCATCTTGGGCCCGCGGCATTCACCACAACATTAAAGCCGGCACCGACGGCACTTCCCACTTCTTAAAGTCCGGCCACGGCGTCGACATCCTGCAGAAGATGCCGGTGGTTGGGAAGCTAGAGGGATAGTACAAAAGGTGCTGTTGCAAACTTCAGGCGGAGAGCCGTGACGACCCAGTCTTCATCCTCTGATGCTCGCTGCGGGTCGGCGTTCTCAGGCAGCCTCGAACTTTGCAACAGCACCCGGTGGGGTCGTGGACGGAACCACCGATGCTGAGTCTGATTTCGCGTCTGGCGAGGTCGTCGGCTATCTCGTGGGCGTCTCGGACGGACCGGGCCAGGCGGTCGAGTTTGGTAACGACGAAGGTATCTCCGGCCCGGCAGGCGGCGAGGGCTTCGTGAAGTCCTGCGCGATTCTTGTTCCTGCCGGTAAAGCCATGATCAACATAGACGCGTTCGGGTTCAACGCCGAGGGATGCCAGGGCATCACGCTGGGCGGTGAGGTCTTGCTCCTCCGTGGACACGCGTGCGTAACCGACCATGATCTTAGACATGTAGATCAGTGTGTCACATAGGGATCCTTCACCGGACAGCTCACCGTACACCCTATACGGACACTTCATAGGTCACCATTAGCAAAGCATGTGAGTCGCGGAATTAGATGGCGCGGCTTCGGCGGTGATAGCCGTCGCGCGGCGCCACGACACCCCGCGACGGCACAAGCGATCGGTTCGCATTTCGTGGCATGCCTCAGTGGGAGTCTGCCACCTGATCGAGGAGCCCGCGGTATGAGTCGATGACGCCGTCAGCCAAGAGAAGGCGCGGCCAGAACACCCCCGTGACCAAGCCGATGAACTCGGAATCGTCGACGATGGGGCG is a window from the Corynebacterium testudinoris genome containing:
- a CDS encoding cytochrome b5 domain-containing protein, with product MWIIITVLVVIAGCAVFFLLPKPANIDDPAKFERTFNAAEQDTLTSVQISSAELAAANCKDGDKCWILVDGVVYDMSVFPSWARGIHHNIKAGTDGTSHFLKSGHGVDILQKMPVVGKLEG